One Pyrus communis chromosome 13, drPyrComm1.1, whole genome shotgun sequence genomic window carries:
- the LOC137713772 gene encoding transcription factor HBP-1b(c38)-like, which yields MGSRRVKVGANDGNKVVTEMPSFVPPVPTPNPSVTEGSSIRSSQVSDFGILEQTLGFRIEDAVDIGRSPMFNQNKLSSPAAVGSSDAQFGALNKLIPLQKEPQPLSVSRSNHENWGESNMADGSPRTDTSTDDTEDKNQRIEGNQITGLLASDSSDRSKEKPGDQKTLRRLAQNREAARKSRLRKKAYVQQLESSRLKLTQLEQELQRARQQGIFISSSGDQSHSMSGNGALAFDVEYARWLEEHNRQINELRAAVNSHAGDTELRTVIDNVIAHYDDIFRIKGTAAKADVFHILSGMWKTPAERCFMWIGGFRSSELLKLLVNQLEPLTEQQLVGIYNLQQSSQQAEDALSQGMEALQQSLAETLASGSPAPSGSSGNVANYMGQMAMAMGKLGTLEGFLHQADNLRQQTLQQMHRILTTRQSARALLAIHDYFSRLRALSSLWLARPRE from the exons ATGGGCAGTAGAAGAGTGAAAGTTGGTGCAAATGATGGTAATAAAGTCGTGACCGAGATGCCGAGCTTTGTTCCTCCAGTACCCACTCCCAATCCCAG CGTCACAGAGGGGAGCTCCATTCGTTCATCTCAAGTTTCAGATTTTGGAATTCTTGAGCAAACTCTTGGATTTCGCATAGAGGATGCTGTTGACATTGGGAGAA GCCCAATGTTTAATCAAAACAAGTTAAGTAGTCCGGCAGCAGTGGGAAGTAGTGATGCCCAATTTGGTGCTTTAAACAAG CTTATTCCACTGCAAAAAGAGCCACAACCCCTCTCTGTATCTCGTAGCAATCACGAGAACTGGGGGGAATCCAATATGGCAGATGGAAGCCCCAGGACTGATACTTCAACAGATGACACGGAAGATAAAAATCAGAGG ATTGAAGGGAATCAAATCACTGGTCTTCTAGCTTCTGATTCCAGTGACAGGTCAAAAGAAAAACCTGGGGATCAAAAG ACATTGCGAAGACTTGCTCAAAATCGTGAAGCTGCCAGGAAAAGTAGATTACGGAAAAAA GCATATGTACAACAACTTGAGAGTAGTCGGCTGAAATTAACCCAGCTTGAGCAAGAGCTTCAGCGAGCCCGCCAGCAG GGAATATTCATTTCAAGCTCCGGAGATCAATCCCATTCAATGAGTGGAAATG GTGCtttggcatttgatgtggaatATGCAAGGTGGCTAGAGGAGCACAACAGGCAAATAAATGAGTTGAGGGCTGCCGTTAATTCACATGCAGGCGACACTGAACTCCGTACCGTTATTGACAATGTCATTGCGCACTACGATGACATTTTTAGAATAAAAGGAACTGCTGCAAAAGCTGATGTTTTCCACATCTTGTCAGGAATGTGGAAAACACCAGCTGAAAGGTGTTTCATGTGGATTGGTGGCTTCCGCTCATCTGAGCTCCTTAAG CTTCTGGTGAATCAATTGGAACCATTAACGGAGCAGCAATTGGTGGGTATTTACAACCTGCAGCAATCATCCCAGCAGGCTGAAGATGCTCTGTCACAAGGGATGGAGGCATTGCAGCAGTCCCTGGCTGAGACCTTGGCCAGTGGCTCACCTGCGCCATCAGGGTCATCTGGGAATGTTGCAAACTATATGGGTCAAATGGCCATGGCCATGGGAAAGCTAGGAACTCTTGAAGGTTTCCTCCACCAG GCTGATAATCTTCgacaacaaacattacaacaaATGCATCGTATACTGACTACTCGACAGTCAGCTCGTGCGCTTCTTGCAATACATGATTATTTTTCGCGTCTTCGAGCCCTCAGTTCTCTTTGGCTTGCCAGGCCTAGGGAGTGA